The genomic DNA TGCTTACTATTGACAGCCAACCACTCATTAAGATCTTCACCAGGAGGAAGACGAACAGCTTCCCTTAAGTTACCACTACCTAAGGTAGCATCAATATGTTTTTGAAGCTGTGCACCCTGCCATTTTCAAATTAAGATTCAAACACAAGCAGATTGTGTTTCTCAAGAATAACAAgacatatacataaataaagCAGCAAACCACCAAAACCCTAACCTCTAAAATAAGAACACAAAGGAAAATAAACAAGAGAAAAATAACCTTGTTTCCTGACGGAGCATTCTTTTTAGGGCGAAAGGTCTTCTGATTTCTGCCATTACAATTACAacaacaaataaatcaaaacacAATAAGAATGATATTGGATGCAAGAAAATGCATGATAATTACCTGCTTCCGAGGCCGAACAAACTCATGATTCAATCAGTACCTACCTCTAGGCGTTGGCCTAGGGTTTCCTCTGTATTTCTTCCAACAGAAATGATTCGCCTCTGTTTCTGTTCGAGAAATATATATTCAGGAAGAGAAACGAGAGAGGCGAAGGAATGGATGGTGAATGTATGTATACACATgatacctatatatatatagagagagagagaagatgaagaagaacgTGACAGACTGGCATTGTATGTATGTATTGGTTCAGATTAAGGAGAACCATCCCCCAccgtttctctctcttctttctctctctctaaagcCAGATCGATCATCGTCGTCTTCTTTGTTTGCCATTGAAGGAAGCTTATCTGGCGATGACTTTAACGTTTATATTTGACTGGTTttcatatttgaaaacaatttatattaattattaattctatattttaatatatttctgtATGAGATAAGTTAactttttgtaattttataatataaataatttcacaTCAAACGAGACCCTTGTGACAgttgagaatatataacataCTAAATATTAATGACAAGTGTATgaattaattgtattaaaagGTTGTTAGGATGTAATAATGgcttcatttaatatatattgtttttttaaataaaataataataataatgtattagGCATGATTGAGGCTGCTGTTACAAACAAATTGATCAGAgatattatgatattatttaaaaacatgttcttgttttagtttgagaatcaatttgaaaatacttaaattgatttttttttttataatgttattaaattatattatattttaaaacattaatcatatatgtcaacaaaaaaaaaatcctcacatttatttttgaattcatATTTTGAGTAACCCTTAATCTTTTTGGTAAGGTCacaattttaaactattttgcAGTAATACAATGAATTGTCctgtttgggacggtttttctcaaatttgacaTATTTTGCGGAATGTAACGGAGATGGTATTTATGTTCTCACTTCACTTGATTTCATTCAAATTCTACCCAAACACtatgaacatatttaaatatataaaataattaacatatttatttattcattatatttaataagagttttaagtttatctttaataataatataaattttcaatatattataatatatattatattaaaaaatttatttatataatttatttatatatattttattttaaatacatttatataaacaatgtcTTGCAGAGCTTCAGATTTAttgatgttattttttattatatagtaattAGTTTCTTATACAtaactttcaaataaattaaatgagaataactttttaatataaacaaatttattgtctcatttaaatcaatatttgaaTAAGATAGTTAAcggaaaaaaatcaaataagcaATATACTAAAATTTCAAAAGGGTAAGTTCCAAACATTGTGGCGACATGAGATTGAGGTAATGTTTCGTTTTTTAAGAAAAGACAAGTAGTAGAAAGATTTGAAATCGTCACATTTCCATTAAAGCAAATGGATCATAATAATGTTGGCTTACATCAAATAACAATCAACAAAATGAAGcacaaacattttaaaaatacgCAAAAATGCGCATTATTACGTATTGTCATTTTACATCCTCCTCAAGTTGTCTAACCTGGCTTGTAAATCGTTGTCTATCCCAGTTTCATCGTTGTTTGCCGTTGTTGCTTCTTCAGTTTGCGCAACTTTATTCTTCGCAGAAGGGGCAGTTATAGTTGATGATGGCGCATTCAGAAGCTATCAAATTGAACCAAATTATGAGTTCCATGGCAAAAACCTGGGAATAACTTATTTGAAACAGAATAAAATAATACCTCTGAATTGATATCGATTCCAATTTCATCGAGGACTTGACTGACGAGCTGGTCagtttcttcttcctcatcgTCTCCTTCCATAGCATCGTCAATGGCATCACCCATAACCTCGGATACCATTTCCATCTTCTCGTTCTGCATCTCAAATTCCATCATTATTTTCTGCAGTGCTGGAAGATTCATTTGCCTATTCATCTGGCCCATTGCCTTTGTCACACCTTTCATTGCCTCTCCCATGGCTTGTGTTGATTTCAATGTCTGTAATTATATAACATGTCACAAAAATTAGGTTTTAAATCCCAATTCCTACAAAATGCAACTGCACATCAACTTAAAAGGAAGTTGAAAATTGTTTGTATTTATTTCCAAATTACTAAGAATGCTAGTGAAAAGAACACATTGATGAATAAGTAGTATATATGTTCTTTCTCTATTTCTAGCCCaatcatttggaaacactttctgaAACTGAAGCTGTGTATGGActagaaaacaaaacaaatatcatATGAGATACTTGACAAAGAAAGTGTTTGTTTGACGTTTTCTAGTTCAACTCCAAATCcataaagtgtttccaaatgggtccTATAGAGTCacattgtttgattaaaaatcCACATAAGTTGTTATGTGACCTAATTTATTCCAATGCCAGTAGAAGTTGTTAAATCCAGGGAGAAACCGCCATCAAAATTCTACTACATCGAGTTATTAACTATGGGGATGCAAAATCTCTCTAAGAGTAATATGCAGTTTTCATATTTCAATTATATGAACAATGTAAAGGAACTCGAACAATGTAAAGGAACTCCCAAAGAGGTAGGCATGATTGTTTGAACCTTAATAAATGTCGGGCTGACTACTTTATTTGGATAAAAGTGTTTGTATGTGATTGTCTCGATAATCTTTTACCAACACATTCGACAATGAACTTTTCCATTAAACCCTAAAAGATACCTGCATTCTGAGAGATACACCCTGCAACTGAGACTTTAGTTTATAAAACTTTTCAATCTGATGTCGTGTTCGAACAAGGTCCTTAGCCATAACTTTAACAGCTCCCTGAAAGAAAAACAGATTGACTTCTCAATTCTCATCATATTCCAAAAGTTCTAAATTGCAATGAAAATACCATTTGCCCTTGTTTGGCACTTTTCTTTATCTCTGCAATTAGTTTTTTCTCTTGTGCCTGTAAACCTTGCCTTTCTCTTTCAATTTCTCTAATGGATTTATCCAACATCCTCTTGTTCTCCCGCAGGAGTTCTGTGAATCAAAAGGATATGTATCAGATTTATGAACCACATAAATTCATTGTTCTAACTAGATCTCTCATCCTGATTACCAAATGATAAGATTTTACAAGAATTTTTTGTTCTCTTCATACATGCATGATTGAATCATAAACTGAATCTATTTATCTATCGATCTACAAGGCAATCACCGAGTCGATCGCATCTAGTATTGAATTATCACATCCTAATTCCCTAGAAAGCGAAATATAATAGAAAACAAGAATTACTGCTTCGTATAAGAAGAGAAAAGAATCAGGAATCTGGAGGTTAGAAATTGATTGGCGATTTAGAATAGAAAAAGAACCTGCGGGCGATTTCTTCCGGCCAAAGAGGAAACTCATCTTCGTGAAGAAGCGTTGGTGACTGATTCCGAGATCTTTGATTATCTGATTAGCGGAAGGAGAAGATCTGATATGGAGGAAGGATTACTTAGCTTCTTCAAGGATTTGAATCATTCATCAATGTCAAAATGGATTTTACGATTACGCGATTACGCGTCACGGCCGTGTTTTGGAAGGATCGACAAGGCGACGAAGAACTTTCAATCTATCTGATTCTcgccaaataaataaataaatttaatccgACGGTGGACAATAATTATTcgacattaattaataatttaaaactgtGCATCCTTTTGAGAAATTTGGTcatccaatttttatttttttaatcacttagaaaattttgtatattaaaattaggattaatgaaatattttgtcAAGTTTAACTAACTATATGTAAAAGGAGGGAAAGAAGGaacaaattaactaaaatataatttttgcgACCACAAATACACATGATTGATGGGTTTAGGAGGGACATAAGGTTAGGGATGTCAACTAAAAACCGCTTTGACAATAGCCAAGTCGATTCAGACTTAGAAAGAATTTTCTTCGTTTTGACCGGAGATCGGAACAATcgaaaaaaactcaaaagacGTTAACTAGAGATTTGGGTGGGATGCCTCGAAACCGCcacaaatacataaaattataatatcattatatatattatattattataggaatattataactttaaaaataaatataaaataaaaattgacacAAATAAACTAATCAAATTCTAGTATGTCTCACACTTGTAAACGAGTTAAATTGCTCGTGGTAACTCGGGTATGTCTCACATAGTAGCTGAGTTAAACTTATAGAAGACTTGACATTGCCACGTGCCAAACTAATTCAAATTCATGTGATGTACGTTTCCAGTACACCACGATCTTTCTTaagaatattcagcgcactatcTTCATCTAGTACATCCACGATCAAAAGCATATTCTCTGATGTACTACCCTGACACACATCTAACCAAAATAGGACATGTGTCCTCTGAAGCAAATTTAACCGTTGaggtgttatttatttaagaagtGGGAGGACAATTTGTACTCTCGGTTTTTCTGGCAATCAACACTGTTTTTTCTACTGCTTTTACGAGTCTTAAGCATTTTGTGTGAACCTTCTATCAATCGCTCAAGCTCTCAAGTTATAAGAGTTTACAAGTTTGCTAAATtataaagttgtattacatattgttctttttgtgtgagatttcagtattgtaagttgacaaaatctattctgttcaatagagtgttgtATTAGGAGTTCGGAAATAGGCATtgtctaagtcctggttgtctgactgggtttgtgtaagcgttgtattcaaaccaaatattcTTGTAATATcattctcaaggttgagaaaaatgggtgacgtaggagagtttgctccgaacatccataaataaactttgtgtcttgtgttcttttcatttcgcattttttaaactctttatCTACCgtttcaagtctaaacaaacagttctACACTTGACTCCaatcaagagtttgtgaagaatataaacatatattaacatctaacaaagttaatatcaaacgaatGTTTTCGCGGTTAACAATATTTGGTCAACCCTCTACTATTATTGACTCATTtcctaacaaatataattatatataaaaacatatttataattttatttatgttgtatttaaattaatttgtattaattatgctataatttatataattatatatataaataaatataaaaaatataattataaattaatttgtgagatatttaaattaatttgtattaattattttatttgtgtataacatattaataattttataatctatataattaaatttatgtgtgatatatttaaattaatttgtacaaagtatatatatatatatatatatatatatatatatatatatatatatatatatatatatatatatatatatatatatatattttgttaggatctagatcgccgctggtgaaccgggggttggaccggtcaGCGGTTcgcactcgaagggtggtggttaatccggttagagattaacaccggggtttcaatactacacaacctgtcacaaacccttgaactaggttcaagcgcggaagaggtttgctttcaggttgaagcggcacgcttgtatgataggcagaatcggtattGTATAGTGGAGATTTGAAGTTTGATGGATCGGCTTTGGTAACCTGGAAGTTCGGTATGGTTAGgattaagtcggttatagtggTATAAGTCGGTCTAGTGATGAAACCGgtagacagtaaataacaagacaggttttatggatgttcggagataaaactcctacgtcaccccttcctctcgaaaccgcgagaaggatattcactaaggaatacaagtacaaaccgatcgagacttatttcctgctcgataacactcttacaatttataccgaaattgtaaaacacacttcaactttcaacacttaggctttctaacacagcacaatcttatcacttgtagtaaatgctctctcAAAAATGTGCCACAACGTATATCCTTCTTAAGTCACTACTGCTTGAgtcactgcatttactcttcttcagctacctccttttataggtgaaatatgccaacggtcatatttcactgtcttgaatctgattggctgatcagaggtgcagtgattcagtgtctcagaggttcagacctgcggtcgtttcctcagatctgacggtcaacctcagacctggtgctctgtctcagacctggcggtctgttcttccggtgtgtaagacaagcctgccgggtttgtcttttacttgatgtaggcactgtttgttggacagttgtctgtacttggaagatttcttttctgtcttatcccgaagtggaaggatccggtagtactgtcttctgcagcctacagtctttcctcagacttgcatggatatggaagtattcagtctgttcctttggtatcgttctcaacagatacccgaattgtcttcttgtactggtcggtcatttgacttggccgaatgtctttcggtatgagtgatgtaaccggacttcttccggttatttctctcttatggatgatcggctgtttgatgattctggttttaagctttggtcgatcctttctttgtgcggtcacgttccgaatactcttgatcggtttggtagcttgaccggttaggtttctttagttgattctcttgttcatccggtccggttccttgttcctacatgggaagtttatttaagttaggtttatttgaaccggtctgaatctatctaacaatttctccctttttgattattttatttaaaattatcaaaatcatgtaagtttgcaaccgtaggccggttgtttttgtttgtccggtttaTGAagaagacttagagaatttttcgaaaaattttgagagagaatTTTGAGAAgggttttggaagagtctttatcttttatctaacaatttctccctttttgattattttatttaaaattatcaaaactaagtagaaatgcaaaataaggccggattcaaaaataactttatatatttatatatatgtgaccggaaaagacaaaatatatagaaatactaaggccaatgagaaaaagaaggatagtccttattcagagtccgtgaagtCATATACggtcttctttttcttcttcggttgtTGTTGCCCGGTCGGTTCGGAAGATC from Impatiens glandulifera chromosome 9, dImpGla2.1, whole genome shotgun sequence includes the following:
- the LOC124914825 gene encoding vacuolar protein sorting-associated protein 2 homolog 1-like; protein product: MSFLFGRKKSPAELLRENKRMLDKSIREIERERQGLQAQEKKLIAEIKKSAKQGQMGAVKVMAKDLVRTRHQIEKFYKLKSQLQGVSLRMQTLKSTQAMGEAMKGVTKAMGQMNRQMNLPALQKIMMEFEMQNEKMEMVSEVMGDAIDDAMEGDDEEEETDQLVSQVLDEIGIDINSELLNAPSSTITAPSAKNKVAQTEEATTANNDETGIDNDLQARLDNLRRM